Proteins co-encoded in one Gemmatimonadaceae bacterium genomic window:
- a CDS encoding amidohydrolase family protein, whose translation MSRFSLSLGSRPAPARRHQGRAAALARFGAVASLLLAAPAALDAQAAPLGPREAPHSGKATLLRPAAVWDGASDAPRAGAVVLVVGDRIEAVGDGASIKAPAGAQIVDLPGLTLTPGLIEAHSHVLLHPYNEATWDDQVLRDPTSLRVARATIHLKNTLMAGFTLIRDLGTEGAGYADVGLKQAIDQGIIVGPHMLVTTKAIVGRGSYGPRSFANDVEIPQGAEEAGNAEELVRMVRDQIKHGADWIKIYADYRWGPNGETRPAFTEAEMRAAVEVAESSGRHVVAHSSSAEGMRRATLAGVTNIEHGDFGTSEVFSLMKERGVAFCPTLAAGDATAQYAGWKKGTDPEPARIRNKRESFARALASGVTICNGSDVGVFTHGDNARELQLLVDYGMSPLDAMRTATATTARVLRMDDTLGSVKPGLRADLVAMDGDPTRDIAATRRVRFVMKGGVVYRNDGATKR comes from the coding sequence GGCAGTCGCCCTGCTCCGGCGCGCCGCCACCAGGGCCGGGCCGCCGCGCTCGCCCGGTTCGGGGCGGTCGCTTCGTTGCTGCTCGCGGCGCCGGCGGCGCTCGATGCCCAGGCGGCGCCACTCGGCCCGCGTGAGGCGCCCCACAGCGGCAAGGCAACGCTCCTGCGCCCCGCCGCGGTGTGGGACGGAGCCAGCGACGCGCCGCGCGCGGGCGCGGTCGTCCTGGTGGTTGGCGACCGCATCGAAGCCGTCGGCGATGGGGCCAGCATCAAGGCGCCCGCGGGAGCACAAATCGTCGACCTCCCGGGGCTCACGCTCACCCCCGGGTTGATCGAGGCTCACTCGCACGTGCTCCTGCACCCCTACAACGAGGCAACGTGGGACGACCAGGTGCTGCGCGACCCCACGTCGCTGCGTGTCGCACGCGCCACGATCCACCTGAAGAACACCCTGATGGCGGGCTTCACCCTCATTCGCGACCTGGGCACCGAGGGCGCGGGCTACGCCGATGTCGGGCTCAAGCAGGCCATCGACCAGGGAATCATCGTTGGCCCGCACATGCTCGTGACGACCAAGGCGATCGTGGGGCGCGGGAGCTACGGCCCGCGCTCGTTCGCCAACGACGTGGAGATCCCGCAGGGTGCCGAGGAAGCGGGAAACGCGGAGGAGCTGGTGCGCATGGTGCGCGACCAGATCAAGCACGGCGCCGACTGGATCAAGATCTACGCCGACTACCGCTGGGGCCCCAACGGCGAGACGCGCCCAGCCTTCACCGAAGCCGAGATGCGTGCCGCGGTTGAAGTCGCCGAGTCGAGTGGCCGCCACGTCGTGGCACACTCGTCGTCGGCCGAGGGGATGCGACGCGCTACGCTGGCGGGCGTGACGAACATCGAGCATGGCGACTTCGGCACGAGCGAGGTCTTCTCGCTCATGAAGGAGCGCGGCGTTGCCTTCTGCCCCACCCTCGCCGCGGGCGACGCCACGGCGCAGTACGCCGGGTGGAAGAAGGGGACCGACCCCGAGCCGGCGCGCATCCGCAACAAGCGCGAGTCGTTTGCGCGCGCGCTCGCCTCCGGCGTGACCATCTGCAACGGAAGCGACGTGGGCGTCTTCACGCATGGCGACAACGCCCGTGAGCTGCAACTGCTGGTCGACTACGGCATGTCGCCGCTCGACGCGATGCGCACGGCGACCGCGACCACGGCGCGCGTCCTTCGCATGGACGACACGCTGGGGAGCGTCAAGCCCGGTCTCCGGGCCGACCTGGTGGCGATGGATGGCGACCCCACGCGCGACATCGCGGCCACGCGCCGTGTCCGCTTCGTGATGAAGGGGGGAGTTGTCTATCGAAACGACGGCGCCACGAAACGGTGA
- a CDS encoding exo-alpha-sialidase, with translation MLALALAATGCAPASDRDGAAALQALDSPAGPNSGEPFLSTDDAGTVHLSWLQRTGDSTWALRYSRLEGETFTPATTIAEHGGFMVNWADFPSVQAGRDGVLYAHWLQRRKGGKYSYDVMITLSADSGRSWRDATLLHRDGVAAEHGFVAMWPGDGGDMEAAWLDGRASASRDTTARAMQVATTRIGADGSLGEETFLDHRTCDCCQVAATLTARGPVVAYRDRTDDEVRDIAVVRRVDGRWTAPAAVHDDHWQIAACPVNGPALASRGDTVVIAWFTGAQDTARVRVAYSTDAGATFAPPQRIDGGNPAGRVDVELLDGGSAAVTWLERTDSTSAEVRLRRVKRNGGVGAPVVLARSSGARASGFPRITRRGPELIAAWTIPGDTARIHLARYRLDALP, from the coding sequence GTGCTCGCTCTCGCGCTCGCGGCGACCGGCTGCGCTCCGGCGTCCGATCGCGACGGCGCCGCCGCGCTCCAGGCACTCGACTCGCCGGCCGGCCCTAACAGCGGAGAGCCGTTTCTCTCCACCGACGATGCCGGCACCGTTCACCTCTCGTGGCTCCAGCGCACAGGCGACTCCACGTGGGCGCTACGCTACTCGCGCCTCGAGGGCGAGACGTTCACGCCTGCGACCACGATCGCCGAGCACGGCGGCTTCATGGTCAACTGGGCCGACTTCCCCTCGGTGCAGGCCGGCCGCGACGGCGTCCTCTACGCCCACTGGCTCCAGCGCCGGAAAGGGGGGAAGTACAGCTACGACGTGATGATCACCCTCTCCGCCGATTCCGGCCGCTCGTGGCGCGACGCGACGCTCCTCCATCGGGACGGCGTGGCGGCGGAACACGGCTTCGTCGCGATGTGGCCGGGCGACGGTGGCGACATGGAGGCCGCGTGGCTCGATGGGCGAGCCTCGGCGTCGCGGGACACCACCGCGCGTGCCATGCAAGTGGCCACGACGCGCATCGGAGCCGACGGATCGTTAGGCGAGGAAACGTTCCTCGACCACCGCACCTGCGACTGCTGCCAGGTGGCGGCCACGCTCACCGCGCGCGGACCGGTCGTGGCCTATCGCGATCGCACCGACGACGAGGTCCGCGACATTGCCGTCGTCCGACGCGTCGACGGCCGCTGGACCGCTCCCGCCGCGGTCCATGACGACCACTGGCAGATTGCCGCGTGTCCCGTGAACGGTCCGGCGCTCGCCTCGCGCGGCGACACCGTCGTCATCGCCTGGTTCACCGGCGCGCAGGACACGGCGCGCGTGCGTGTGGCCTACAGCACCGATGCCGGTGCCACGTTCGCCCCCCCGCAGCGCATCGATGGCGGCAACCCCGCCGGCCGCGTCGACGTCGAACTCCTCGATGGCGGGAGCGCCGCTGTCACCTGGCTCGAACGCACCGACAGTACCTCGGCCGAGGTGCGGTTGCGCCGCGTGAAGCGCAACGGTGGCGTCGGTGCGCCGGTGGTCCTCGCACGCTCGTCAGGCGCTCGCGCCAGCGGCTTTCCCAGGATCACCCGCCGCGGTCCCGAACTCATCGCCGCGTGGACCATTCCCGGCGACACCGCGCGCATCCACCTCGCCCGCTACCGCCTCGACGCGCTCCCATGA
- a CDS encoding TlpA family protein disulfide reductase — protein MIPAPTRTTVAQFGAPFKRRALVMLAAFAAIPMSACGRPDATPAEVAIGKPIPPYSAATLDGATRSIADQKGKVVLLNVWATWCAPCRDEIPYLQSLYDRHAANGLEVIGVSVDARGSEETIREFSKDFRMTYPIWLDPDEKVQTLYMALGVPASYLIDRGGVLRWKHLGTVRATDTSFTNALDAALGSGTP, from the coding sequence ATGATTCCTGCACCAACCCGTACCACCGTGGCCCAGTTCGGCGCGCCGTTCAAGCGCCGCGCACTCGTGATGCTCGCCGCGTTCGCCGCGATCCCGATGTCCGCGTGCGGGAGGCCCGACGCCACCCCGGCCGAGGTGGCCATCGGAAAACCGATCCCCCCCTACTCCGCCGCCACCCTCGACGGCGCCACCCGGTCGATCGCCGACCAGAAGGGGAAAGTCGTCCTGCTCAACGTGTGGGCGACGTGGTGCGCCCCCTGCCGCGACGAGATTCCCTATCTCCAGTCGCTGTACGACCGGCATGCAGCGAACGGCCTCGAAGTCATCGGCGTGAGCGTAGACGCGCGCGGCTCGGAGGAGACCATCCGCGAGTTCTCCAAGGACTTCCGGATGACCTATCCCATCTGGCTCGACCCCGACGAGAAGGTGCAGACGCTCTACATGGCGCTGGGTGTTCCCGCCTCCTACCTGATCGACCGTGGCGGCGTCCTGCGGTGGAAGCACCTCGGCACCGTGCGCGCGACCGACACCTCGTTCACCAACGCCCTCGACGCCGCGTTAGGCAGCGGGACGCCCTGA
- a CDS encoding tryptophanase — protein MFSHTIIEPFRVRTVEPIRQTTRAERESALHHASYNVFRLDARDVLIDLLTDSGTGAMSANQWAAMMQSDESYAGARSFHRFRDAVSDITHLAHVLPTHQGRAAERILFSAMVKPGDVVPNNTHFDTTRANVEDRGAVALDLPCAEGRDPQLMHPFKGNMDLQALEQTMREHEGRIPLVMVTVTNNSGGGQPVSMANIRAVHELCRRHGIPFFLDACRFAENAWFIKLREPGYSDKTPTEIAREMFSYVDGCTMSAKKDGLANIGGFLALNDEGVANRCRNNLILTEGFPTYGGLAGYDLEAIAVGLKEVLEEDYLRYRIRSVEYLAEKLHAADVPMLVPPGGHALYLDARRLLPHIPQLEYPAWALSCALYLEGGVRAVEIGTVMFGLQPDGSEKPSRMELLRLAFPRRVYTQSHVDYLAEVIAYVRQRAHALRGMRIVEQPPALRHFTARLSPIAPGLYAE, from the coding sequence ATGTTCTCCCACACGATCATCGAGCCGTTCCGCGTTCGCACCGTCGAACCGATCAGGCAAACGACCCGCGCCGAGCGTGAGTCGGCGCTCCATCACGCCTCGTACAACGTTTTTCGACTCGACGCACGCGACGTCCTCATCGACCTGCTGACCGACTCGGGGACCGGCGCGATGTCGGCCAACCAGTGGGCGGCGATGATGCAGAGCGACGAGTCCTATGCCGGTGCACGCTCGTTCCACCGCTTTCGCGACGCGGTGTCCGACATCACCCACCTGGCGCACGTCCTTCCCACGCACCAGGGGCGCGCCGCCGAGCGGATCCTCTTCTCGGCGATGGTGAAGCCCGGCGACGTGGTTCCCAACAATACGCACTTCGACACCACGCGGGCCAACGTCGAGGATCGCGGCGCCGTGGCGCTCGACCTCCCGTGCGCCGAGGGGCGCGATCCACAGCTCATGCACCCCTTCAAGGGGAACATGGACCTCCAAGCGCTCGAGCAGACGATGCGAGAGCACGAGGGGCGCATTCCGCTCGTGATGGTGACGGTGACGAACAACTCCGGCGGCGGCCAGCCGGTGAGCATGGCCAACATCCGGGCAGTGCACGAACTCTGCCGGCGTCACGGCATCCCGTTCTTCCTCGATGCCTGTCGCTTTGCGGAGAACGCTTGGTTCATCAAGCTTCGCGAGCCTGGCTACAGCGACAAGACGCCGACCGAGATTGCGCGGGAAATGTTTTCGTACGTCGACGGCTGCACGATGAGCGCGAAGAAGGACGGGCTGGCCAACATCGGTGGCTTCCTCGCGCTCAACGACGAGGGTGTGGCCAACCGGTGTCGCAACAACCTCATCCTCACGGAAGGCTTCCCGACCTATGGCGGGCTCGCCGGCTACGACCTGGAGGCGATCGCCGTTGGGTTGAAGGAGGTGCTCGAGGAGGACTACCTGCGCTATCGCATTCGCTCGGTGGAGTACCTTGCCGAGAAGTTGCACGCCGCCGACGTGCCGATGCTGGTGCCGCCTGGCGGTCACGCGCTGTACCTGGATGCGCGCCGGCTCCTGCCGCACATTCCGCAGTTGGAGTATCCGGCGTGGGCGCTCTCGTGCGCGCTCTATCTCGAGGGTGGTGTGCGGGCAGTGGAGATCGGGACGGTGATGTTCGGGCTCCAGCCCGACGGGAGCGAGAAGCCGTCGCGCATGGAGCTGCTGCGTCTCGCCTTCCCGCGGCGCGTGTACACGCAGTCGCACGTGGACTACCTGGCGGAGGTGATCGCGTACGTGCGGCAGCGCGCGCACGCGCTGCGCGGCATGCGCATCGTGGAGCAGCCGCCGGCGCTCCGGCATTTCACCGCACGGCTGTCGCCGATTGCCCCGGGTCTCTACGCGGAATGA
- a CDS encoding DJ-1/PfpI family protein — MRRTVAIVLFDDVEVLDFAGPFEVFSVCGRRSQLDPFDVYTVSERGQTIRARNGLVVTPLHSFESAPHPDLLLVPGGFGTRREMKNPVMLEWIARTGASSEYLLSVCTGALVLACAGLLDGLAATTHHLAFDELRAVAPVTTIRDGARIVDNGRVILSAGVSAGIDMSLHVVARLLGEDLALETARYMEYEGDWHQHARQ, encoded by the coding sequence ATGCGCCGAACCGTCGCCATCGTCCTCTTCGACGACGTCGAGGTCCTCGACTTCGCCGGCCCTTTCGAGGTTTTCTCGGTCTGCGGACGCAGGTCGCAACTCGATCCCTTCGACGTCTACACGGTGTCGGAGCGCGGCCAGACGATCCGCGCGCGGAACGGGCTCGTCGTCACGCCGCTGCACTCCTTCGAGAGCGCGCCGCACCCCGACCTCCTGCTCGTCCCAGGCGGCTTTGGCACGCGGCGGGAGATGAAGAACCCGGTGATGCTGGAGTGGATTGCCCGAACCGGAGCGTCGAGCGAGTACCTCCTCTCGGTGTGCACGGGGGCGCTGGTGCTGGCGTGCGCGGGGCTGCTCGACGGACTCGCCGCCACCACGCATCACCTCGCGTTCGATGAGCTGCGCGCGGTCGCACCAGTGACGACCATCCGCGACGGCGCGCGCATCGTCGACAATGGGCGGGTGATTCTCTCGGCGGGGGTGAGCGCCGGCATCGACATGTCGCTCCACGTGGTCGCGCGCCTGCTTGGCGAGGACCTCGCGCTGGAGACGGCGCGCTACATGGAGTACGAAGGCGACTGGCATCAGCACGCGCGCCAATGA
- a CDS encoding YceI family protein, protein MRRLLLLAFSAALLAAPTRLYAQTPTWKIDPVHSELTFRIRHYVTRVRGTFAKWDGSITADPASLANGSVSVSIDAKSIDTNNEMRDNHLRSNDFFATDSFPALTFRSSRVELKGESLKVFGDLTIRGITRPVVLEGSYNGVTKDAQGKDRMGFEATTRINRTDYKVAWNRAIEGGGVMLGDEVEINITIEAVRQ, encoded by the coding sequence ATGCGTCGTTTGCTCCTGCTCGCGTTCTCCGCTGCCCTCCTCGCCGCACCCACCCGCCTGTACGCCCAGACCCCGACCTGGAAGATCGACCCGGTACACTCCGAACTCACCTTCCGCATCCGCCACTACGTGACGCGCGTGCGCGGCACCTTCGCCAAGTGGGATGGGAGCATCACCGCCGATCCGGCGTCGCTCGCCAATGGGAGCGTCTCGGTCTCGATCGACGCCAAGAGCATCGATACGAACAACGAGATGCGCGACAATCACCTCCGGTCGAATGACTTCTTCGCCACCGACTCCTTTCCGGCGCTCACCTTCAGGAGTTCGCGCGTCGAGCTCAAGGGAGAGTCGCTGAAGGTCTTTGGCGACCTGACCATTCGCGGCATTACCCGGCCGGTGGTGCTCGAGGGGAGCTACAACGGCGTCACGAAGGATGCGCAGGGCAAGGACCGCATGGGCTTCGAGGCCACGACCAGGATCAATCGCACCGACTACAAGGTTGCCTGGAACCGCGCCATCGAGGGGGGCGGCGTGATGCTGGGCGATGAAGTCGAGATCAACATCACCATCGAAGCGGTCAGGCAGTAG
- a CDS encoding ABC transporter permease subunit (The N-terminal region of this protein, as described by TIGR01726, is a three transmembrane segment that identifies a subfamily of ABC transporter permease subunits, which specificities that include histidine, arginine, glutamine, glutamate, L-cystine (sic), the opines (in Agrobacterium) octopine and nopaline, etc.) codes for MARLAAAISRAGVNSSAVVIALAMAATACAPATSPGGARQGARDLRWGGDAEGGAPFVESDPTHPDSMRGFDVEIAEMLARGLGRTPRFVQVAYQSIAPSVERGDFDVGLSGIEDRADLHDLYALSLPYFQFREVLAVRPADTSRYRALADLRGRRVATLGATLAYQMLLEAQASHGVLPVSYDDDVHPYSDLVAGRVDAVLLDHVIAERSLRRMGGFTVQPNALARGHYVAVFARADTALRDSANAILRERMRDGSLERTFRRWQVWDADQASHFTTVLSDSVARAVAARVPATTTVARYLPALLRGAGLTLVLSCLAMLFAVVLGVAIAAGRVYGTTLVRALLTVYVEVMRGTPVLLQLFVLYYGLSSVVRLPAFLAAMIGLGLNYAAYESEIYRSALVAISPLQLEAARTLGLSEWQVLRLVRAPQAFRLALAPMTNDFVALLKDSSLVSVITVVELTKATSIYATNIGSWLVPGVLCGAMYLAMSLPLSRAARRLEQRWSPR; via the coding sequence GTGGCGCGCCTCGCCGCCGCGATCTCGCGCGCCGGTGTGAACTCGAGCGCCGTGGTCATCGCGCTCGCCATGGCTGCGACGGCCTGTGCGCCTGCCACGTCGCCTGGGGGCGCGCGGCAGGGCGCGCGTGACCTGCGCTGGGGCGGCGACGCGGAGGGCGGTGCCCCCTTCGTGGAGTCGGACCCGACGCATCCCGACAGCATGCGCGGCTTCGACGTCGAGATTGCCGAGATGCTGGCCCGCGGGTTGGGGCGCACGCCGCGGTTTGTGCAGGTGGCCTATCAGTCGATTGCACCGTCGGTGGAGCGCGGCGACTTTGACGTGGGGCTCTCGGGCATCGAGGATCGCGCCGACCTTCACGACCTCTACGCGCTGTCGCTCCCCTACTTCCAGTTTCGCGAAGTCCTGGCGGTTCGCCCCGCCGACACGTCGCGCTATCGCGCGCTTGCCGACCTCCGGGGGCGGCGCGTAGCGACCCTCGGCGCCACACTCGCCTATCAGATGCTGCTCGAGGCGCAGGCGTCGCACGGCGTGCTGCCGGTATCGTACGACGACGACGTGCATCCCTACAGCGACCTGGTGGCCGGGCGCGTGGACGCGGTCCTGCTCGACCATGTGATCGCCGAGCGATCGCTGCGTCGCATGGGTGGCTTCACGGTCCAGCCTAACGCCTTGGCGCGCGGGCACTACGTGGCGGTCTTCGCGCGCGCCGACACTGCGCTGCGCGACTCGGCCAACGCCATCCTTCGGGAACGCATGCGCGACGGAAGCCTCGAGCGGACGTTTCGGCGATGGCAGGTGTGGGATGCGGACCAGGCGTCGCACTTCACCACGGTACTCTCGGATTCGGTGGCGCGTGCCGTGGCAGCGCGGGTGCCGGCCACGACGACCGTCGCCCGTTACCTCCCCGCCCTGCTGCGCGGTGCGGGGCTCACGCTCGTCCTCTCCTGCCTGGCGATGCTGTTCGCCGTGGTCCTCGGGGTGGCGATTGCAGCTGGGCGCGTGTACGGCACGACACTCGTACGCGCCTTGCTCACGGTCTACGTGGAGGTGATGCGCGGCACGCCGGTGCTGCTGCAGCTCTTCGTGCTGTACTACGGGCTCTCGAGTGTCGTGCGCCTGCCCGCCTTCCTGGCCGCGATGATCGGGCTGGGCCTGAATTACGCCGCGTACGAATCGGAAATCTATCGCTCGGCGCTGGTGGCGATCTCGCCGTTGCAGCTGGAGGCAGCGAGGACGCTGGGGCTGTCGGAGTGGCAGGTGCTGCGCCTGGTCCGCGCGCCGCAGGCCTTCCGGCTCGCGCTGGCCCCGATGACCAATGACTTCGTGGCGCTCCTCAAGGACTCGTCGCTCGTCTCGGTCATCACGGTGGTGGAGCTGACGAAGGCGACGTCGATCTACGCCACCAACATCGGCAGCTGGCTCGTGCCCGGCGTGCTGTGCGGGGCGATGTACCTCGCCATGTCGCTCCCGCTGTCGCGCGCGGCGCGCCGCCTCGAGCAGCGGTGGAGCCCCCGATGA
- a CDS encoding amino acid ABC transporter ATP-binding protein, translated as MSASLEIRGLCTTRGEREILRGVNLDVAPGEICALMGVSGAGKSTVLRSIAALQPFTAGVIRVGDVTLRAGALPGEGALHPLRRTVGMVFQAHALFEHLTVLDNISLAPVHALGWTRARADEVARALLESLGVLHRVAALPRELSGGEAQRVAIARALAPDPLLLLMDEPTSALDPARRGSLGETLRALAATGRSLLISTHDVAFARSHADRVAVLSKGTMVECGAADAVLTRPQHVATRELLSAGRDD; from the coding sequence ATGAGCGCCTCGCTCGAGATTCGCGGGTTGTGCACCACGCGTGGGGAGCGCGAGATCCTGCGCGGCGTCAACCTCGACGTTGCGCCCGGGGAGATCTGCGCCCTGATGGGTGTGTCGGGTGCCGGCAAGTCGACGGTGCTGCGCTCCATTGCCGCACTCCAACCATTCACGGCAGGCGTGATTCGCGTGGGTGACGTGACGCTGCGCGCGGGGGCGCTGCCCGGTGAGGGCGCGCTGCACCCCCTGCGGCGCACGGTCGGAATGGTCTTCCAGGCCCATGCCCTGTTCGAGCATCTCACGGTGCTGGACAACATCTCCCTTGCGCCCGTGCACGCGCTGGGCTGGACGCGCGCGCGCGCCGACGAGGTCGCACGTGCGCTGCTCGAGTCGCTGGGCGTGCTGCACCGCGTCGCGGCGCTCCCCCGCGAGCTGTCGGGAGGCGAGGCGCAGCGCGTGGCGATTGCCCGCGCGCTGGCCCCCGATCCCCTGCTCCTCCTGATGGACGAGCCCACGTCGGCCCTCGATCCCGCGCGCCGCGGTTCGTTAGGCGAGACGCTGCGTGCGCTGGCCGCCACCGGTCGCTCGCTCCTGATCTCGACGCACGATGTGGCCTTCGCGCGCAGTCATGCCGACCGCGTCGCCGTCCTGTCGAAGGGGACGATGGTCGAGTGCGGCGCCGCCGACGCGGTCCTCACGCGCCCGCAGCACGTGGCCACGCGCGAACTCCTCAGCGCCGGACGCGACGACTGA
- a CDS encoding HlyD family efflux transporter periplasmic adaptor subunit: MLMTRARALWIVGAVVVVGAVSWRMRPAPLAVEIVPATFGSLRVTLEEDGRTRVRDHVEIAAPITGRVDENRLVPGDSVAANGVVATMHPAPLDARARAEGSALIAQAASRTREARSQVAQVQLALDEARRDRSRAVRLAAEGALSDRQREEAERLVLDRERELDVANARVNAAREGERAARAALLGASPASGSASAVRVPSPIRGRVLRVFEAHDRVVMAGTPLVEVGDPASLEVVSDILSRDASQVAVGMTMEVRSSGRPPMLARVSRIEPAAFTKRSALGVDEQRVNVIGQFEQPVSGLGDAFEVDVSIILWQGDRVLRIPSSALVPLDSGWAVLALVDGRARRHEVRIGRRGGREVEVTGGLAAGALVIVRPDERIVDGSRVRPAP, from the coding sequence ATGCTCATGACGCGCGCGAGAGCGCTGTGGATCGTTGGGGCCGTCGTCGTGGTGGGGGCGGTGTCGTGGCGCATGCGCCCGGCGCCGCTCGCCGTCGAGATCGTCCCCGCCACGTTCGGGTCGCTGCGGGTGACGCTGGAGGAGGATGGGCGCACGCGCGTGCGCGACCACGTGGAGATCGCGGCGCCGATCACCGGTCGTGTCGATGAGAATCGCCTCGTCCCCGGCGATTCGGTCGCCGCCAACGGGGTCGTGGCGACGATGCATCCGGCGCCGCTGGATGCGCGCGCGCGCGCCGAGGGGAGCGCCCTCATTGCGCAGGCCGCGAGCCGCACGCGCGAGGCACGCTCGCAGGTCGCGCAGGTGCAACTCGCGCTCGACGAGGCGCGACGCGACCGCTCGCGCGCCGTGCGCCTGGCGGCCGAAGGCGCCCTATCCGACCGCCAGCGCGAAGAAGCGGAGCGGCTGGTGCTGGACCGCGAGCGCGAACTGGACGTGGCCAACGCCCGTGTGAACGCGGCGCGCGAAGGAGAGCGGGCCGCCCGCGCCGCGCTGCTCGGCGCCAGTCCCGCGTCAGGGAGCGCGAGCGCTGTGCGCGTGCCATCGCCCATTCGCGGACGCGTGCTCCGCGTCTTCGAGGCGCACGACCGGGTCGTGATGGCTGGCACGCCACTTGTCGAGGTGGGCGACCCGGCGAGCCTCGAAGTGGTGAGCGACATTCTCTCGCGCGATGCGTCGCAGGTCGCCGTCGGCATGACGATGGAGGTACGGAGCTCGGGACGCCCGCCGATGCTGGCGCGTGTCTCGCGAATCGAGCCCGCGGCCTTCACCAAGCGCTCGGCGCTCGGCGTCGACGAGCAGCGCGTCAACGTGATCGGGCAGTTCGAGCAGCCGGTGTCGGGACTGGGCGACGCCTTCGAGGTCGACGTCAGCATCATCCTGTGGCAGGGAGATCGCGTGCTGCGCATCCCGTCGTCGGCGCTCGTTCCGCTCGATTCCGGGTGGGCCGTGCTCGCGCTAGTGGATGGGCGCGCGCGCCGCCACGAGGTGCGCATCGGGCGTCGCGGCGGGCGCGAGGTGGAGGTGACCGGCGGTCTCGCCGCCGGCGCGTTGGTGATCGTGCGTCCCGACGAGCGCATCGTCGACGGCAGCCGGGTGCGTCCCGCGCCGTGA